The stretch of DNA ACCTGACGCAACGCCTCCTGATAAAGCGCTTCTTCTTCCGCCACCATTCCGAGTTTGCTGAAGGTTTTGAGCATCCCACGGATGTCCCTTCTGAGCAGGGCATCGGCTTGCGGGTTTTCACGGAAGCGGATCATCTGGGGGAAATCAATGGCATACACTCTGCCTTCATGCCACAGCAAATTGAATGTAGAGAAGTCTCCGTGCACGCGTCCCAGTTTGGCAAAGCCCAGCAGAATGTTCTTGGCCTGTTCGAAAGCACTTCTGGCGTCATCTCTGGACAGGTGCACGTCCGATAGGCGGGGTGCGGCTCCATCTTCGGTGCCAATGAATTCCATGATGATCACGTTGCCGTTGCGGGCGATGGGTTTGGGTACAGCAATGCCATGGTGATGCAGGGAATGAAGCTCCATGTACTCCTGCTCTACCCAGAGCACCAGTTGGGCATTGATTCCGGCGTTGGTGCGGTCCTGAATGGCTTTTTCGATGCGGCTGTCTGCAATGAAACGTCCTTCGCGGTACACGCTGTCGTTTCGGAAAGAGCGTGCCCGAATGTCTGCATACACTTTGACGGCCACCAGACCCTGTTCGGAAGTCGCCACGTAAACGGTGGC from Deinococcus misasensis DSM 22328 encodes:
- a CDS encoding RIO1 family regulatory kinase/ATPase; protein product: MRYDDYPDTREKFRKSNNRKISSKRRIKDLTEHKEKNTSLDKFADPALQELFERGFIQDVVWQLQQGKEATVYVATSEQGLVAVKVYADIRARSFRNDSVYREGRFIADSRIEKAIQDRTNAGINAQLVLWVEQEYMELHSLHHHGIAVPKPIARNGNVIIMEFIGTEDGAAPRLSDVHLSRDDARSAFEQAKNILLGFAKLGRVHGDFSTFNLLWHEGRVYAIDFPQMIRFRENPQADALLRRDIRGMLKTFSKLGMVAEEEALYQEALRQVPR